From Cellulomonas chengniuliangii, the proteins below share one genomic window:
- a CDS encoding NUDIX hydrolase, translating to MRWQTFGERTVYDSPWVRLALVDVEVPGHGRLEHHVVRMPAAAAGTVVRDPDLGVLLLWRHRFITDTWGWEIPAGRVDPGETPAQAAAREVLEETGWRPGPLTPLVSYHPTNGLSDQAFHVFVADGATHEGPPSDPSEAESVEWVPLEDVRRLVLEGRLGDGLSLTAILRFLLDPGPPLDPGPPASPPR from the coding sequence ATGCGCTGGCAGACCTTCGGGGAGCGGACCGTCTACGACAGCCCGTGGGTGCGGCTGGCGCTCGTGGACGTCGAGGTGCCCGGTCACGGACGTCTCGAGCACCACGTCGTGCGGATGCCCGCGGCGGCCGCTGGCACGGTCGTGCGCGACCCGGACCTCGGGGTCCTGCTGCTGTGGCGGCACCGTTTCATCACCGACACCTGGGGGTGGGAGATCCCCGCCGGGCGCGTCGACCCCGGGGAGACCCCGGCGCAGGCCGCCGCCCGCGAGGTGCTCGAGGAGACGGGCTGGCGGCCCGGCCCGCTCACCCCGCTCGTGAGCTACCACCCCACGAACGGGCTCAGCGACCAGGCCTTCCACGTGTTCGTCGCCGACGGCGCCACGCATGAGGGCCCGCCCTCGGACCCGAGCGAGGCGGAGAGCGTCGAATGGGTCCCGCTCGAGGACGTGCGGCGCCTCGTGCTCGAGGGGCGGCTGGGCGACGGACTGTCGCTCACCGCCATCCTGCGCTTCCTGCTGGACCCGGGCCCGCCGCTGGACCCGGGCCCGCCAGCGAGCCCGCCCCGCTGA
- the nusA gene encoding transcription termination factor NusA encodes MDIDMQALRMLERERDISLDVLVSAIEQALLSAYHRTPGAQASARVELDRASGHVTVWAREEITQAAPEGDGEVDATPPSVVLGPEFDDTPAGFGRIATATARQVIVQRLRDAEDDQVLGAFRGMEGEVLGGVIQQGRDPRVVLVEVRGTEAVLPAHEQVPTEEYVHGERLRALVLEVARGSKGPQITLSRTHPNLVRQLFALEVPEVADGSVEIMSIAREAGHRTKMAVRTRVQGLNAKGACIGPMGARVRAVMSELHGEKIDIVDHSDDPAEMVAHALSPARVLSVTVVDPVARAARVIVPDYQLSLAIGKEGQNARLAAKLTGWRIDIRSDAAEAAAAGQDDATGQDAGSGHSR; translated from the coding sequence GTGGACATCGACATGCAGGCGCTGAGGATGCTGGAGCGCGAGCGCGACATCAGCCTGGACGTGCTGGTCTCGGCGATCGAGCAGGCGCTGCTCTCCGCCTACCACCGGACGCCGGGCGCGCAGGCGTCCGCCCGGGTCGAGCTGGACCGCGCCTCGGGCCACGTCACGGTGTGGGCCCGCGAGGAGATCACGCAGGCCGCGCCCGAGGGCGACGGCGAGGTCGACGCGACGCCGCCGTCAGTGGTGCTCGGTCCCGAGTTCGACGACACCCCTGCCGGCTTCGGCCGGATCGCGACCGCGACCGCGCGCCAGGTCATCGTGCAGCGGCTGCGGGACGCCGAGGACGACCAGGTGCTCGGCGCCTTCCGGGGCATGGAGGGCGAGGTGCTCGGCGGGGTGATCCAGCAGGGCCGCGACCCCCGCGTCGTGCTCGTCGAGGTGCGGGGCACGGAGGCCGTGCTCCCCGCCCACGAGCAGGTGCCGACCGAGGAGTACGTGCACGGCGAGCGGCTGCGCGCGTTGGTGCTCGAGGTGGCGCGCGGCTCCAAGGGCCCGCAGATCACGCTCTCGCGGACGCACCCGAACCTGGTCCGACAGCTGTTCGCGCTCGAGGTCCCCGAGGTGGCGGACGGGTCGGTGGAGATCATGTCCATCGCCCGCGAGGCCGGCCACCGGACGAAGATGGCCGTGCGGACCCGGGTGCAGGGGCTCAACGCGAAGGGCGCCTGCATCGGCCCGATGGGCGCCCGCGTCCGTGCCGTCATGTCCGAGCTGCACGGCGAGAAGATCGACATCGTCGACCACTCGGACGACCCTGCGGAGATGGTCGCCCACGCGCTGTCGCCGGCGCGGGTGCTCTCGGTCACGGTGGTGGACCCGGTGGCCCGCGCCGCCAGGGTGATCGTCCCCGACTACCAGCTGTCGCTGGCGATCGGCAAGGAGGGCCAGAACGCCCGCCTCGCGGCCAAGCTCACGGGCTGGCGCATCGACATCCGGTCTGACGCGGCCGAGGCCGCCGCGGCGGGCCAGGACGACGCGACGGGTCAGGATGCCGGCTCCGGTCACAGCCGGTGA
- the truB gene encoding tRNA pseudouridine(55) synthase TruB produces the protein MRSTDPAARPPRRPTAADGLVVVDKPAGWTSHDVVARMRRLAGTRKVGHAGTLDPMATGVLVLGVGRATRLLTYVVGADKEYTATIRLGVRTTTDDAEGELVAAVDAGSVAREAVEAGVAALTGQIQQVPSSVSAIKIDGQRAYARVRAGEQVEIAARPVTVSRFSLDAARVVPATADAPAALDLDVTVVCSSGTYIRALARDLGESLGVGGHLTALRRTRVGGYPIAAARTLEQLEEWPADVPLDVLPLAEAARATFPVRDLTGDEARALSYGKRIEAAPAESEPVAAISPEGELVALLESRGGHAWPTLVFAPA, from the coding sequence GTGAGATCCACCGACCCGGCAGCGCGCCCGCCCCGCCGCCCCACCGCGGCCGACGGGCTGGTCGTCGTCGACAAGCCTGCCGGCTGGACGAGCCACGACGTCGTGGCCCGCATGCGCCGCCTGGCGGGCACCCGCAAGGTCGGGCACGCGGGCACGCTCGACCCCATGGCCACCGGGGTGCTGGTGCTAGGCGTCGGCCGTGCGACCCGGCTGCTGACCTACGTGGTGGGCGCCGACAAGGAGTACACCGCGACGATCCGGCTCGGGGTGCGCACCACGACGGACGACGCCGAGGGCGAGCTGGTCGCCGCGGTCGACGCCGGCTCCGTGGCGCGGGAAGCCGTCGAGGCGGGCGTCGCGGCGCTCACCGGCCAGATCCAGCAGGTCCCGAGCTCGGTCAGCGCGATCAAGATCGACGGCCAGCGGGCGTACGCCCGGGTCCGGGCGGGGGAGCAGGTCGAGATCGCCGCGCGCCCGGTCACGGTGAGCCGGTTCTCGCTCGACGCGGCCCGGGTGGTCCCGGCCACGGCGGATGCTCCCGCCGCGCTCGACCTGGACGTCACGGTGGTCTGCTCGTCGGGCACGTACATCCGCGCGTTGGCCCGGGACCTCGGGGAGTCGCTGGGCGTGGGCGGCCACCTCACCGCGCTGCGCCGCACGCGCGTGGGCGGGTACCCGATCGCCGCCGCGCGCACCCTGGAGCAGCTCGAGGAGTGGCCCGCGGACGTGCCGCTCGACGTGCTGCCGCTCGCCGAGGCCGCGCGCGCCACGTTCCCTGTCCGCGACCTCACGGGCGACGAGGCCAGGGCGCTGTCCTACGGCAAGCGGATCGAGGCCGCGCCCGCGGAGTCCGAGCCGGTCGCGGCGATCTCGCCCGAGGGCGAGCTGGTCGCGCTGCTCGAGAGCCGCGGCGGGCACGCGTGGCCGACGCTCGTGTTCGCGCCGGCCTGA
- a CDS encoding Fpg/Nei family DNA glycosylase: MPELPEVDALASFLRARAGGRAVTGVEVGTISALKTFSPAPEALVGRRVEDVSRHGKWIDLTLSAEGATTGPGTAPHLVTHLARAGWLRWSEQSPRTPLRPGRSPIALRVRLDDGSGFDLTEAGTRKRLAVHIVADPAEVPAIATLGVEPLSGEFTIERLGDLLAARNQQVKGLLRDQGTIAGIGNAYSDEILHAARMSPFAPTRSFDAERTAALHHAVVGVLGDAVAAATGQPAAELKDAKRRGMRVHGRTGQPCPGADGTPCGDTVHEVSFADSSLQYCPTCQTGGRPLADRRMSRLLR; this comes from the coding sequence GTGCCCGAGCTGCCCGAGGTCGACGCGTTGGCCTCCTTCCTGCGCGCGCGCGCCGGCGGACGCGCCGTGACGGGCGTCGAAGTGGGCACGATCAGCGCGCTGAAGACCTTCTCCCCCGCGCCCGAGGCGCTCGTCGGCCGGCGCGTCGAGGACGTGTCCCGGCACGGCAAGTGGATCGACCTCACCCTGTCCGCCGAGGGCGCGACGACCGGCCCCGGCACGGCGCCGCACCTCGTCACCCACCTGGCGCGGGCCGGTTGGCTCCGCTGGAGCGAGCAGTCGCCCCGCACGCCCCTCCGCCCGGGCCGCTCGCCCATCGCCCTGCGGGTGCGGCTCGACGACGGGTCGGGCTTCGACCTCACCGAGGCGGGCACCCGCAAGCGGCTCGCCGTGCACATCGTCGCCGACCCCGCCGAGGTGCCCGCGATCGCGACCCTGGGCGTCGAGCCGCTGTCCGGCGAGTTCACCATCGAGCGGCTCGGCGATCTCCTCGCCGCCCGCAACCAGCAGGTCAAAGGGCTGCTGCGGGACCAGGGGACGATCGCCGGCATCGGCAACGCGTACTCCGACGAGATCCTGCACGCCGCGCGGATGAGCCCGTTCGCCCCGACGCGCTCCTTCGACGCCGAGCGCACGGCCGCGTTGCACCACGCCGTGGTGGGGGTGCTCGGCGACGCGGTGGCGGCCGCGACCGGCCAGCCCGCGGCGGAGCTCAAGGACGCCAAACGGCGCGGCATGCGGGTGCACGGGCGCACCGGGCAGCCGTGCCCGGGCGCCGACGGGACGCCCTGCGGCGACACGGTGCACGAGGTGTCGTTCGCCGACTCCTCGCTGCAGTACTGCCCCACCTGCCAGACCGGGGGCCGGCCGCTGGCGGACCGGAGGATGTCCCGGCTGCTGCGCTGA
- the infB gene encoding translation initiation factor IF-2: MAKVRVYELAKELGVESKTIMTKLGELGEFVRSASSTIEPPVVRKLRDLYPVGAAPAPKAAAPRPSAPAAPAPTPAPAAAPAPSAPAPAPAAEAPKPAAAPAAAPAPAPAAPAAPAAPAPAERPAASAPARPQSAAPGARPGPRPAPAAPARSGGPRPGNNPFAPSQGMPRGGQDRQDRQGGGGQGGPRPGGPRPGNNPFAPSQGMPRPGERRNDNAAPAASGAPAGTGERSGGPRPGGPRPNPGMMPGRSSSGVGRPGERPSPGGRPGGGRPGGGGGGFAGRPGGPGGAGGGPGGGGGGFAGRPGGGGRPGGAGRGSTQGAFGRAGGRPVRGRKSKRAKRQEFEQMQAPSLGGVQVPRGNGKTVVRLRHGSSLNDFADKIDANPASLVTVLFHLGEMATATQSLDEDTFGTLAQELGYVIEMVSAEEEDRELLGAFDIDLDAELAEEGDDELQARPPVVTVMGHVDHGKTKLLDAIRRTDVVAGEAGGITQHIGAYQVRAEHEGVDRAITFIDTPGHEAFTAMRARGAQVTDIAILVVAADDGVMPQTIEALNHAQSAGVPIVVAVNKVDKEGANPAKIRQQLTEYNLVAEEYGGDTMFVDVSAKQHQGIDQLLEAVLLTADASLDLRANPDKDARGVAIEANLDKGRGAVATVLVQSGTLHVGDAIVAGTAHGRVRAMFDEHGNALTEAGPARPVMVLGLASVPSAGDTFLVAPDERTARQIAEKRESAERAALLAKRRKRISLEDFTQALQQGKVETLNLVIKGDVSGAVEALEDALLKIDVGEGVDLRVIHRGVGAITQNDVNLATVDNAVIVGFNVKFGERVEELAEREGVDVRFYSVIYQAIDDVEAALKGMLKPEYEEAQLGTAEVREVFRSSKFGNIAGSLVRSGEIRRNTKARVLRNGKVMGDNLTIESLKRFRDDATEVREGYECGIGLGSYNDVEIGDVIETWELREKPRK; the protein is encoded by the coding sequence GTGGCCAAGGTCCGCGTCTACGAGCTCGCCAAAGAGCTCGGCGTTGAAAGCAAGACCATCATGACCAAGCTGGGCGAGCTCGGAGAGTTCGTCCGGTCGGCGTCCTCGACCATCGAGCCGCCGGTCGTCCGCAAGCTGCGCGACCTCTACCCGGTCGGCGCGGCTCCCGCGCCGAAGGCAGCGGCGCCCCGCCCGTCGGCGCCTGCGGCGCCGGCCCCGACCCCCGCCCCCGCAGCGGCTCCCGCGCCGTCGGCGCCCGCACCGGCTCCCGCCGCTGAGGCGCCGAAGCCGGCCGCCGCTCCGGCTGCTGCCCCTGCCCCTGCTCCGGCTGCGCCCGCCGCTCCTGCGGCGCCCGCGCCCGCCGAGCGTCCGGCGGCATCCGCCCCGGCGCGTCCGCAGTCCGCGGCGCCCGGCGCGCGTCCCGGCCCGCGCCCCGCTCCCGCGGCGCCCGCCCGATCCGGCGGCCCGCGCCCGGGCAACAACCCGTTCGCACCGTCGCAGGGCATGCCCCGCGGCGGCCAGGACCGCCAGGACCGCCAGGGTGGCGGCGGCCAGGGCGGCCCCCGCCCCGGCGGCCCGCGTCCCGGCAACAACCCGTTCGCGCCCTCGCAGGGCATGCCGCGACCGGGTGAGCGTCGCAACGACAACGCCGCCCCGGCGGCCTCCGGCGCGCCTGCTGGCACGGGGGAGCGCTCCGGCGGTCCCCGTCCCGGCGGCCCGCGCCCCAACCCCGGCATGATGCCGGGCCGCAGCTCGAGCGGCGTCGGCCGCCCGGGCGAGCGCCCGAGCCCCGGTGGCCGTCCTGGTGGCGGTCGTCCCGGTGGCGGCGGTGGCGGCTTCGCCGGTCGTCCCGGCGGCCCCGGTGGCGCCGGTGGCGGCCCCGGTGGCGGTGGCGGCGGCTTCGCCGGTCGTCCCGGCGGCGGTGGCCGTCCGGGTGGCGCCGGCCGTGGCAGCACGCAGGGCGCCTTCGGCCGCGCTGGAGGGCGCCCCGTCCGTGGGCGCAAGTCCAAGCGGGCGAAGCGCCAGGAGTTCGAGCAGATGCAGGCCCCCTCGCTGGGTGGCGTGCAGGTCCCGCGCGGCAACGGCAAGACGGTCGTCCGCCTGCGCCACGGCTCCTCGCTCAACGACTTCGCGGACAAGATCGACGCGAACCCCGCCAGCCTGGTCACGGTGCTGTTCCACCTCGGTGAGATGGCGACCGCGACGCAGTCGCTCGACGAGGACACGTTCGGCACGCTCGCCCAGGAGCTGGGCTACGTCATCGAGATGGTCTCGGCCGAGGAGGAGGACCGCGAGCTGCTCGGGGCCTTCGACATCGACCTGGACGCCGAGCTCGCGGAGGAGGGCGACGACGAGCTGCAGGCGCGGCCGCCGGTCGTCACCGTCATGGGCCACGTCGACCACGGAAAGACCAAGCTCCTCGACGCGATCCGTCGCACGGACGTCGTCGCCGGCGAGGCGGGTGGCATCACCCAGCACATCGGCGCCTACCAGGTGCGCGCCGAGCACGAGGGCGTGGACCGCGCCATCACGTTCATCGACACCCCGGGCCACGAGGCGTTCACCGCCATGCGTGCCCGTGGCGCGCAGGTCACCGACATCGCGATCCTCGTGGTCGCGGCCGATGACGGCGTGATGCCGCAGACCATCGAGGCGCTCAACCACGCCCAGTCGGCCGGTGTGCCGATCGTCGTGGCCGTGAACAAGGTGGACAAGGAGGGGGCCAACCCCGCCAAGATCCGCCAGCAGCTCACCGAGTACAACCTGGTGGCCGAGGAGTACGGCGGCGACACGATGTTCGTCGACGTCTCGGCGAAGCAGCACCAGGGCATCGACCAGCTGCTCGAGGCCGTGCTGCTCACCGCGGACGCCTCGCTCGACCTGCGGGCCAACCCCGACAAGGACGCGCGTGGTGTGGCGATCGAGGCCAACCTGGACAAGGGCCGCGGCGCCGTCGCGACCGTCCTGGTCCAGTCCGGCACGCTGCACGTCGGTGACGCGATCGTCGCCGGCACGGCGCACGGCCGCGTCCGGGCGATGTTCGACGAGCACGGCAACGCGCTGACCGAGGCTGGCCCGGCACGTCCGGTCATGGTCCTCGGCCTCGCGTCGGTGCCGAGCGCCGGCGACACGTTCCTGGTGGCCCCTGACGAGCGCACCGCCCGTCAGATCGCCGAGAAGCGCGAGTCCGCCGAGCGTGCGGCCCTCCTGGCCAAGCGCCGCAAGCGCATCAGCCTCGAGGACTTCACGCAGGCGCTGCAGCAGGGCAAGGTCGAGACGCTCAACCTGGTCATCAAGGGCGACGTCTCCGGCGCCGTCGAGGCGCTCGAGGACGCGCTGCTCAAGATCGACGTGGGCGAGGGTGTCGACCTGCGGGTCATCCACCGCGGCGTCGGCGCGATCACGCAGAACGACGTCAACCTCGCGACCGTGGACAACGCGGTCATCGTCGGGTTCAACGTCAAGTTCGGCGAGCGTGTCGAGGAGCTCGCGGAGCGCGAGGGTGTGGACGTCCGGTTCTACTCGGTCATCTACCAGGCCATCGACGACGTCGAGGCCGCCCTCAAGGGCATGCTCAAGCCGGAGTACGAGGAGGCGCAGCTCGGCACCGCCGAGGTGCGCGAGGTGTTCCGCTCCTCCAAGTTCGGCAACATCGCTGGCTCGCTGGTCCGCTCCGGCGAGATCCGGCGCAACACCAAGGCCCGCGTGCTCCGCAACGGCAAGGTCATGGGGGACAACCTCACGATCGAGTCGCTCAAGCGGTTCCGGGACGACGCGACCGAGGTCCGCGAGGGTTACGAGTGCGGTATCGGGCTCGGCTCCTACAACGACGTCGAGATCGGTGACGTCATCGAGACGTGGGAGCTGCGCGAGAAGCCTCGCAAGTAG
- a CDS encoding proline--tRNA ligase, whose amino-acid sequence MLLRLSTLFVRTLREDPADAEVASHRLLVRAGYIRRAAPGIYTWLPLGLRVLAKVEQVVREEMDAAGAQEVHFPALLPKEPYEATGRWAEYGPNIFRLKDRKGGDYLLAPTHEEMFTLLVKDLYSSYKDLPLALYQIQTKYRDEARPRAGLIRGREFIMKDAYSFDLDDEGLEASYQRQRDAYQRIFNRLGLEHVIVAATSGAMGGSRSEEFLHPTAIGEDTFVRSPGGYAANVEAVTTVVPEALPYDDAPAAHVEDTPDTPTIDSLVAVANERFPRAEGAWTAADTLKNVVLALVQPTGERELVVIGLPGDREVDLKRLEAAVAPAEVEPAVDADFAAHPELVKGYIGPKALGPNAGVDEDGRSLGVRYLLDPRVVPGTRWITGANEPGRHVFDLVAGRDFTADGVVEAAEVRAGDPAPDGSGPLELARGIEIGHIFALGRKYAQALGLTVLDQNGKSQVVTMGSYGIGVTRVLAALAEANHDDKGLAWPAGVAPAHVHVVATGKDAAVFAAAEELATSLSARGVEVLYDDRPKVSPGVKFADAELFGVPLVVVVGRGLADGVVEVRPRVAGPDGPAAEQVPVEQAADRVVELVGALLA is encoded by the coding sequence ATGCTGCTTCGCCTGTCCACGCTCTTCGTCCGCACCCTGCGAGAGGACCCGGCCGACGCCGAGGTCGCGAGCCACCGGCTCCTCGTCCGAGCCGGGTACATCCGCCGTGCCGCCCCCGGCATCTACACCTGGCTGCCGCTCGGGCTGCGTGTGCTGGCGAAGGTGGAGCAGGTCGTCCGCGAGGAGATGGACGCGGCCGGCGCCCAGGAGGTCCACTTCCCGGCGCTGCTGCCCAAGGAGCCCTACGAGGCCACCGGGCGCTGGGCCGAGTACGGCCCCAACATCTTCCGGCTCAAGGACCGCAAGGGCGGGGACTACCTCCTGGCGCCGACGCACGAGGAGATGTTCACGCTCCTGGTCAAGGACCTGTACTCGTCGTACAAGGACCTGCCGCTCGCGCTGTACCAGATCCAGACGAAGTACCGCGACGAGGCCCGCCCTCGTGCCGGGCTGATCCGCGGGCGCGAGTTCATCATGAAGGACGCGTACTCCTTCGACCTCGACGACGAGGGCCTCGAGGCGTCGTACCAGCGCCAGCGCGACGCCTACCAGCGGATCTTCAACCGCCTGGGCCTCGAGCACGTCATCGTCGCAGCGACGTCCGGGGCCATGGGCGGCTCGCGCAGCGAGGAGTTCCTGCACCCGACGGCGATCGGCGAGGACACCTTCGTCCGCTCGCCCGGCGGCTACGCGGCCAACGTCGAGGCGGTCACCACGGTGGTCCCCGAGGCCCTGCCGTACGACGACGCCCCCGCCGCGCACGTCGAGGACACCCCCGACACGCCCACCATCGACTCGCTGGTGGCTGTGGCCAACGAGCGCTTCCCGCGCGCCGAGGGCGCGTGGACCGCGGCCGACACGCTGAAGAACGTCGTCCTCGCCCTGGTGCAGCCCACCGGCGAGCGCGAGCTCGTCGTGATCGGCCTGCCGGGCGACCGCGAGGTGGACCTGAAGCGCCTCGAGGCCGCTGTGGCGCCCGCCGAGGTCGAGCCCGCGGTCGACGCCGACTTCGCCGCGCACCCCGAGCTCGTCAAGGGCTACATCGGCCCCAAGGCCCTCGGCCCGAACGCCGGCGTCGACGAGGACGGCCGCTCGCTGGGCGTCCGCTACCTGCTCGACCCGCGCGTGGTCCCCGGCACCCGGTGGATCACCGGCGCCAACGAGCCCGGCCGCCACGTCTTCGACCTCGTCGCGGGCCGCGACTTCACCGCAGACGGGGTGGTCGAGGCCGCGGAGGTCCGCGCGGGCGACCCGGCGCCAGACGGCTCCGGCCCGCTCGAGCTGGCGCGCGGCATCGAGATCGGCCACATCTTCGCCCTGGGGCGCAAGTACGCCCAGGCCCTCGGGCTGACCGTGCTGGACCAGAACGGCAAGTCCCAGGTGGTCACGATGGGGTCCTACGGCATCGGGGTCACCCGCGTGCTGGCGGCCCTCGCCGAGGCCAACCATGACGACAAGGGCCTGGCCTGGCCCGCCGGCGTCGCCCCCGCGCACGTCCACGTCGTCGCCACCGGCAAGGACGCGGCGGTGTTCGCGGCCGCCGAGGAGCTCGCGACAAGCCTGTCCGCCCGCGGCGTCGAGGTGCTCTACGACGACCGGCCGAAGGTCTCGCCCGGCGTGAAGTTCGCCGACGCCGAGCTGTTCGGCGTCCCGCTGGTGGTCGTGGTCGGCCGTGGACTGGCCGACGGCGTCGTCGAGGTGCGACCGCGCGTGGCCGGCCCCGACGGGCCGGCTGCCGAGCAGGTGCCCGTCGAGCAGGCGGCAGATCGCGTGGTCGAGCTCGTGGGTGCGCTGCTGGCCTGA
- a CDS encoding DUF4439 domain-containing protein yields the protein MTATRHTQTARPALGRPAGVLRLAVAALAAVLLLSGCDLRLETPAPQPRQPDATELARSRAVDDAVALAEHARLAALAPAAEDAAVAEALDQVAVFADLHSDQLGGVYVSGLEPAGAETGPSSSAPPLVTPQDVLALLGVTALTARADADAVSSGALGRLLASVAASRADQTARLAAALGVDAPAGAAATFDTAPEPGAVDLPVLSSLVLAEDEAGYAFEVIAAKLADEQRALAQHQAAAHRARAQVWADASGLGSAGSDPRRAAYALPAGLDDPAVAVDLARAVETSLTAGYANLVAEAAPGTRSSAVDALRQATADAAAWGAPPIAFPGLPEQAAPVSLG from the coding sequence ATGACCGCGACCCGCCACACCCAGACCGCCCGCCCTGCTCTGGGCAGGCCCGCAGGCGTGCTCCGGCTCGCCGTCGCGGCGCTCGCCGCTGTGCTGCTGCTCAGCGGATGTGACCTTCGTCTCGAGACGCCGGCGCCGCAGCCCCGCCAGCCGGACGCCACCGAGCTGGCGCGCAGCAGGGCTGTGGACGACGCCGTGGCGCTGGCCGAGCACGCGCGGCTGGCGGCGCTGGCCCCGGCCGCGGAGGACGCCGCCGTGGCGGAGGCGCTCGACCAGGTCGCGGTGTTCGCCGACCTGCACTCCGACCAGCTCGGCGGCGTGTACGTCTCGGGCCTGGAGCCCGCCGGCGCGGAGACAGGGCCGTCGTCCTCGGCGCCGCCCCTGGTGACGCCGCAGGACGTGCTCGCCCTGCTCGGGGTCACCGCCCTGACGGCGCGCGCCGACGCCGACGCCGTCAGCTCGGGGGCGCTCGGGCGGCTCCTCGCCTCGGTGGCCGCCTCGCGCGCCGACCAGACCGCGCGGCTCGCGGCAGCGCTGGGCGTCGACGCCCCCGCCGGCGCGGCGGCGACGTTCGACACCGCTCCCGAGCCTGGCGCGGTGGACCTGCCCGTCCTGTCGTCCCTGGTCCTCGCCGAGGACGAGGCCGGGTACGCCTTCGAGGTGATCGCCGCCAAGCTCGCCGACGAGCAGCGAGCGCTGGCACAGCACCAGGCTGCCGCGCACCGCGCCAGGGCCCAGGTGTGGGCCGACGCGTCGGGGCTGGGCTCCGCCGGGTCCGACCCGCGCCGGGCCGCCTACGCGCTCCCCGCCGGCCTGGACGATCCGGCCGTCGCGGTCGACCTCGCCCGCGCCGTCGAGACGTCCCTGACCGCCGGCTACGCGAACCTCGTCGCCGAGGCGGCGCCCGGCACCCGCTCGTCGGCGGTGGACGCCCTGCGGCAGGCGACCGCCGACGCGGCGGCGTGGGGCGCCCCGCCGATCGCGTTCCCGGGCCTGCCGGAGCAGGCGGCCCCGGTCTCCCTGGGCTGA
- the rimP gene encoding ribosome maturation factor RimP, with the protein MPAPATAQRVRDVVEPLVSAAGLVLEDVEVVRAGKSSIVRILVDLEEDAVGGLDLEDVAEVSQAISTALDDAAVVGGEHTLEVSSPGVGRALTERRHFTRARGRMMTLTRTDGSPLRGRLDDVDRTAPDAAVLVLTPETPGVKGRPPRVGTPVRVPLAEVRDGRVEVEMGRLAEVSDDEDDDAQDATSAGQES; encoded by the coding sequence ATGCCCGCGCCAGCAACAGCGCAACGGGTCCGGGACGTCGTGGAACCACTCGTGAGCGCCGCAGGGCTCGTGCTCGAGGACGTCGAGGTGGTCCGGGCCGGGAAGTCGTCGATCGTGCGGATCCTGGTCGACCTCGAGGAGGACGCGGTCGGCGGCCTGGACCTCGAGGACGTGGCCGAGGTGTCGCAGGCGATCTCCACCGCGCTGGACGACGCCGCGGTCGTGGGCGGCGAGCACACGTTGGAGGTGTCGAGCCCCGGTGTGGGCCGCGCGCTCACCGAGCGCCGCCACTTCACGCGTGCCCGCGGCCGCATGATGACGCTGACCCGCACGGACGGCTCGCCGCTGCGCGGGCGGCTCGACGACGTGGACCGCACGGCGCCCGACGCCGCGGTCCTGGTCCTGACCCCCGAGACCCCCGGGGTCAAGGGGCGCCCGCCACGGGTGGGGACGCCGGTCCGGGTGCCGCTCGCGGAGGTCCGCGACGGCCGGGTCGAGGTGGAGATGGGACGGCTCGCCGAGGTGTCCGACGACGAGGACGACGACGCGCAGGACGCGACGTCGGCAGGACAGGAGAGCTGA
- the rbfA gene encoding 30S ribosome-binding factor RbfA yields the protein MADHGRARKLAERIQQIVARMLDTRVKDPRLGFVTITDVRVTGDLQSASVFYTVYGDEEARAGTAAALESAKGLIRSEVGKQTGIRLTPTLEFHLDAVPETAAHLDAALHEAARRDAEVAALAAAAQYAGDADPYRKPVEDDDEGDEPESARD from the coding sequence ATGGCTGACCATGGCCGCGCGAGGAAGCTCGCCGAACGGATCCAGCAGATCGTCGCGCGGATGCTCGACACGCGGGTCAAGGACCCGCGGCTGGGCTTCGTCACGATCACGGACGTCCGGGTGACGGGCGACCTGCAGAGCGCGAGCGTCTTCTACACCGTGTATGGCGACGAGGAGGCTCGTGCCGGGACGGCCGCCGCGCTCGAGAGCGCCAAGGGGCTGATCCGCTCCGAGGTGGGCAAGCAGACGGGCATCCGGCTCACGCCGACGCTCGAGTTCCACCTGGACGCCGTCCCCGAGACGGCCGCGCACCTGGACGCCGCTCTCCATGAGGCGGCGCGCAGGGACGCCGAGGTCGCGGCACTGGCCGCGGCGGCGCAGTACGCCGGCGACGCGGACCCGTACCGCAAGCCGGTCGAGGACGACGACGAGGGCGACGAGCCCGAGTCCGCCCGCGACTGA
- a CDS encoding YlxR family protein, translated as MTRRGRLSEAGLDARLSSSSNQRSATSSGGPVRTCVGCRSADLRSVLLRTVVQTDGAGRPVLVVDVDRRLPGRGAWLHPDPRCLELAERRRAFPRALRTAGPLDVQPVQAHLEAAGHHQLPGPSPEA; from the coding sequence GTGACACGGCGCGGTAGACTCTCCGAGGCTGGGCTGGACGCTCGGCTCTCCTCCTCGAGCAATCAACGCTCCGCCACGTCGAGTGGTGGGCCGGTGCGCACGTGCGTGGGGTGCCGGTCGGCCGACCTGAGGTCGGTCCTGTTGAGGACGGTCGTCCAGACGGACGGCGCGGGGAGACCCGTGCTGGTCGTCGACGTCGACCGACGTCTGCCGGGCCGGGGGGCGTGGCTGCACCCCGATCCTCGTTGCCTTGAGCTCGCTGAACGCCGACGTGCGTTCCCGCGTGCCCTGCGAACCGCAGGGCCGCTGGACGTCCAGCCGGTGCAGGCGCACCTCGAGGCCGCAGGGCATCACCAGCTCCCGGGTCCGAGCCCGGAAGCGTAG